A single window of Drosophila suzukii chromosome 3, CBGP_Dsuzu_IsoJpt1.0, whole genome shotgun sequence DNA harbors:
- the LOC108018732 gene encoding uncharacterized protein — MAYSGMGLPGIFCPDESVEQFARLYGSDNFSKIMIMATSSRHPNDYLNNLQAPVHQSPGIMEVSKPRFYGNQPPTEERNPKVYPPYGDHPVQGSRHVMHGACGDHYRQPPNFKSYKPEYPLGHPHPGVQNQPQMQYHPQQSQHLNFIYPPPPGPRFPWL, encoded by the exons ATGGCTTACAGCGGCATGGGGCTACCGGGTATTTTTTGTCCGGAT GAAAGCGTTGAGCAGTTTGCCAGACTTTACGGAAGTGATAATTTTAGCAAAATTATGATAATGGCCACGAGCAGTCGTCATCCGAATGATTATTTGAATAATCTGCAGGCACCAGTTCATCAGTCACCGGGAATAATGGAGGTCAGCAAACCCAGGTTTTATGGAAATCAACCACCTACTGAAGAGCGAAATCCTAAAGTTTACCCTCCATATGGTGATCA TCCTGTTCAAGGATCCAGGCACGTAATGCACGGGGCCTGTGGTGACCATTATAGACAACCGCCAAATTTTAAGAGCTATAAGCCCGAATATCCCTTGGGACACCCCCATCCAGGAGTCCAAAATCAGCCGCAAATGCAATACCACCCTCAGCAGTCGCAGCACCTGAATTTTATATATCCACCTCCACCTGGACCCAGATTTCCTTGGCTTTAA
- the LOC108005021 gene encoding RNA polymerase-associated protein LEO1 isoform X3, with protein MVDPSVHPQYRAAIVTDDKMSGTPGFNYSSTGRTNRFREELQEFSKEDQEVGSITSNVGTSKPRPYRPSINAKKYFAKRIKKSADVSNSSRIDGFREELQEFSKEDQEVGSITSSFCTSKPRPYRPSINADKYFGKRIKKSSDDSNISCIDGFREKLQEFSKEDQEVGSITSNVCTNKLRAYRPSINADKYFAKRMKKSADDSNISCIDREELQEFNKEHQEVGSITSNVGTSKPRPYRPSINADKYFAKGIKKSADDSNKSSIDGNPELGKPTGSQLHKRRPTINIVQGNLPTTDRDVPINSSTSFNPIDESVFDDLQLPPVLSQSPEPRFSSQQSSSTAKDKPSPKAVRYSLSTSSDCDGKISPDLENSSTGGLNPNTNYFGDSPEDEEKDDGKQTGKSIWSEMEISDSSGEETAQIEGAQLSIEEQHRQMLGNKLTAKFSATLPAENSAHLDDQSQYLKMPHFIAVESKAYVAKDFKNAMTSEDLKDEQAREDFKNRLKTTVRWREDENKIKESNSRIVRWSDGSETFHVGGEVFDVMHHPVTNDQNHMYVRLESFYQPQVPIKDKMTLRPKLDSEFGQTHVQGMRNRAVNKPQTGVKVLMNTDVDPAQDHERRVKQELAQLRLEEREKRRETQMNRRKPPARPMRHCTADDTDPDSDMDINQNQSDVEGSNDEDNYSKVNLAAASDDDLSDEPRCSTSKGKKILPSDSDEAFQSPSAGRKAKPMVYTDSDSSY; from the exons ATGGTCGACCCCAGTGTACATCCACAATATCGTGCCGCGATAG TCACCGACGACAAGATGAGCGGTACTCCGGGTTTTAATTATAGTTCTACTGGCCGTACAAATCG TTTCAGAGAGGAACTGCAAGAATTTAGCAAAGAAGACCAAGAAGTGGGTTCAATCACTAGCAACGTTGGCACAAGCAAACCACGTCCTTACCGACCATCCATAAATGCTAAGAAGTATTTTGCTAAAAGGATTAAGAAATCAGCAGACGTCTCCAATAGTAGCCGCATTGACGG TTTCAGAGAGGAACTGCAAGAATTTAGCAAAGAAGACCAAGAAGTGGGTTCAATCACTAGCAGCTTTTGCACAAGCAAACCACGTCCTTACCGACCGTCCATAAATGCTGATAAGTATTTTGGTAAAAGGATCAAGAAATCATCAGATGACTCGAATATAAGCTGCATTGACGG TTTCAGAGAGAAACTGCAAGAATTTAGCAAAGAGGACCAAGAAGTGGGTTCAATCACTAGCAACGTTTGCACAAACAAATTACGTGCATACCGACCATCCATAAATGCTGATAAGTATTTTGCTAAAAGGATGAAGAAATCAGCAGACGACTCGAATATAAGCTGCATTGACCG AGAGGAATTGCAAGAATTTAACAAAGAACACCAAGAAGTGGGTTCAATCACTAGCAACGTTGGCACAAGCAAACCACGTCCTTACCGACCATCCATAAATGCTGATAAGTATTTTGCTAAAGGGATCAAGAAATCAGCAGACGACTCGAATAAAAGCAGCATTGACGG AAACCCTGAACTAGGCAAACCAACCGGCAGTCAGCTGCACAAAAGACGACCAACGATAAATATCGTTCAGGGAAATTTACCGACCACCGATCGGGATGTACCCATTAATTCTTCCACGAGCTTTAACCCAATCGATGAAAGTGTATTTGATGATTTGCAATTACCTCCAGTCTTGAGCCAGAGCCCTGAACCTCGCTTTAGCTCTCAACAGAGTTCTTCGACAGCAAAGGACAAACCTTCTCCCAAAGCGGTCAGGTATAGCTTGAGTACAAGCTCAGATTGTGATGGTAAGATTTCGCCTGACCTTGAGAATAGCTCTACTGGCGGTCTGAACCCAAATACTAATTACTTCGGGGATTCTCCGGAGGATGAGGAGAAAGATGATGGAAAACAAACCGGGAAAAGTATATGGTCTGAGATGGAAATCTCCGACAGCAGTGGCGAAGAAACTGCCCAAATTGAGGGCGCTCAACTGTCCATTGAAGAGCAACATCGCCAAATGTTGGGAAACAAGCTGACGGCAAAGTTCAGTGCCACCCTACCGGCTGAAAACTCTGCCCATCTTGATGATCAATCGCAGTATCTAAAAATGCCCCATTTCATAGCCGTAGAATCCAAGGCCTACGTGGCTAAAGACTTTAAAAATGCCATGACTTCGGAGGATTTGAAAGACGAACAGGCTCGCGAGGACTTCAAAAATCGTCTAAAAACTACAGTAAGGTGGAGGGAGGATGAAAATAAGATCAAAGAGTCGAATTCTAGGATTGTTCGCTGGTCCGATGGCAGCGAGACTTTCCATGTGGGCGGCGAGGTCTTCGATGTGATGCATCACCCGGTGACAAATGACCAAAACCACATGTATGTTCGCCTGGAGAGCTTCTACCAACCTCAGGTACCGATCAAGGACAAGATGACACTGCGTCCCAAACTGGACTCCGAATTCGGACAGACTCATGTCCAGGGTATGCGTAATCGCGCCGTGAATAAACCGCAGACGGGCGTCAAGGTGCTGATGAACACGGATGTTGATCCTGCCCAGGATCATGAGCGTCGCGTCAAGCAGGAACTGGCCCAGTTGCGTCTCGAGGAGCGTGAGAAGCGTCGCGAGACTCAGATGAATCGACGCAAGCCGCCGGCTAGGCCCATGCGTCACTGCACCGCAGATGATACGGATCCGGATAGCGATATGGACATCAACCAAAATCAGTCAGATGTAGAAGGGTCAAACGATGAGGACAACTACTCTAAGGTCAACTTGGCGGCAGCTTCCGATGACGATTTGTCCGATGAACCCCGATGCAGCACTTCCAAGGGCAAGAAGATTCTCCCATCGGATTCCGACGAGGCTTTCCAGAGCCCAAGTGCTGGACGCAAGGCCAAACCGATGGTCTATACCGATTCCGATTCATCGTACTAG
- the LOC108005021 gene encoding RNA polymerase-associated protein LEO1 isoform X1, whose translation MVDPSVHPQYRAAIVTDDKMSGTPGFNYSSTGRTNRFREELQEFSKEDQEVGSITSNVGTSKPRPYRPSINAKKYFAKRIKKSADVSNSSRIDGFREELQEFSKEDQEVGSITSSFCTSKPRPYRPSINADKYFGKRIKKSSDDSNISCIDGFREKLQEFSKEDQEVGSITSNVCTNKLRAYRPSINADKYFAKRMKKSADDSNISCIDRFREELQEFNKEHQEVGSITSNVGTSKPRPYRPSINADKYFAKGIKKSADDSNKSSIDGNPELGKPTGSQLHKRRPTINIVQGNLPTTDRDVPINSSTSFNPIDESVFDDLQLPPVLSQSPEPRFSSQQSSSTAKDKPSPKAVRYSLSTSSDCDGKISPDLENSSTGGLNPNTNYFGDSPEDEEKDDGKQTGKSIWSEMEISDSSGEETAQIEGAQLSIEEQHRQMLGNKLTAKFSATLPAENSAHLDDQSQYLKMPHFIAVESKAYVAKDFKNAMTSEDLKDEQAREDFKNRLKTTVRWREDENKIKESNSRIVRWSDGSETFHVGGEVFDVMHHPVTNDQNHMYVRLESFYQPQVPIKDKMTLRPKLDSEFGQTHVQGMRNRAVNKPQTGVKVLMNTDVDPAQDHERRVKQELAQLRLEEREKRRETQMNRRKPPARPMRHCTADDTDPDSDMDINQNQSDVEGSNDEDNYSKVNLAAASDDDLSDEPRCSTSKGKKILPSDSDEAFQSPSAGRKAKPMVYTDSDSSY comes from the exons ATGGTCGACCCCAGTGTACATCCACAATATCGTGCCGCGATAG TCACCGACGACAAGATGAGCGGTACTCCGGGTTTTAATTATAGTTCTACTGGCCGTACAAATCG TTTCAGAGAGGAACTGCAAGAATTTAGCAAAGAAGACCAAGAAGTGGGTTCAATCACTAGCAACGTTGGCACAAGCAAACCACGTCCTTACCGACCATCCATAAATGCTAAGAAGTATTTTGCTAAAAGGATTAAGAAATCAGCAGACGTCTCCAATAGTAGCCGCATTGACGG TTTCAGAGAGGAACTGCAAGAATTTAGCAAAGAAGACCAAGAAGTGGGTTCAATCACTAGCAGCTTTTGCACAAGCAAACCACGTCCTTACCGACCGTCCATAAATGCTGATAAGTATTTTGGTAAAAGGATCAAGAAATCATCAGATGACTCGAATATAAGCTGCATTGACGG TTTCAGAGAGAAACTGCAAGAATTTAGCAAAGAGGACCAAGAAGTGGGTTCAATCACTAGCAACGTTTGCACAAACAAATTACGTGCATACCGACCATCCATAAATGCTGATAAGTATTTTGCTAAAAGGATGAAGAAATCAGCAGACGACTCGAATATAAGCTGCATTGACCG TTTCAGAGAGGAATTGCAAGAATTTAACAAAGAACACCAAGAAGTGGGTTCAATCACTAGCAACGTTGGCACAAGCAAACCACGTCCTTACCGACCATCCATAAATGCTGATAAGTATTTTGCTAAAGGGATCAAGAAATCAGCAGACGACTCGAATAAAAGCAGCATTGACGG AAACCCTGAACTAGGCAAACCAACCGGCAGTCAGCTGCACAAAAGACGACCAACGATAAATATCGTTCAGGGAAATTTACCGACCACCGATCGGGATGTACCCATTAATTCTTCCACGAGCTTTAACCCAATCGATGAAAGTGTATTTGATGATTTGCAATTACCTCCAGTCTTGAGCCAGAGCCCTGAACCTCGCTTTAGCTCTCAACAGAGTTCTTCGACAGCAAAGGACAAACCTTCTCCCAAAGCGGTCAGGTATAGCTTGAGTACAAGCTCAGATTGTGATGGTAAGATTTCGCCTGACCTTGAGAATAGCTCTACTGGCGGTCTGAACCCAAATACTAATTACTTCGGGGATTCTCCGGAGGATGAGGAGAAAGATGATGGAAAACAAACCGGGAAAAGTATATGGTCTGAGATGGAAATCTCCGACAGCAGTGGCGAAGAAACTGCCCAAATTGAGGGCGCTCAACTGTCCATTGAAGAGCAACATCGCCAAATGTTGGGAAACAAGCTGACGGCAAAGTTCAGTGCCACCCTACCGGCTGAAAACTCTGCCCATCTTGATGATCAATCGCAGTATCTAAAAATGCCCCATTTCATAGCCGTAGAATCCAAGGCCTACGTGGCTAAAGACTTTAAAAATGCCATGACTTCGGAGGATTTGAAAGACGAACAGGCTCGCGAGGACTTCAAAAATCGTCTAAAAACTACAGTAAGGTGGAGGGAGGATGAAAATAAGATCAAAGAGTCGAATTCTAGGATTGTTCGCTGGTCCGATGGCAGCGAGACTTTCCATGTGGGCGGCGAGGTCTTCGATGTGATGCATCACCCGGTGACAAATGACCAAAACCACATGTATGTTCGCCTGGAGAGCTTCTACCAACCTCAGGTACCGATCAAGGACAAGATGACACTGCGTCCCAAACTGGACTCCGAATTCGGACAGACTCATGTCCAGGGTATGCGTAATCGCGCCGTGAATAAACCGCAGACGGGCGTCAAGGTGCTGATGAACACGGATGTTGATCCTGCCCAGGATCATGAGCGTCGCGTCAAGCAGGAACTGGCCCAGTTGCGTCTCGAGGAGCGTGAGAAGCGTCGCGAGACTCAGATGAATCGACGCAAGCCGCCGGCTAGGCCCATGCGTCACTGCACCGCAGATGATACGGATCCGGATAGCGATATGGACATCAACCAAAATCAGTCAGATGTAGAAGGGTCAAACGATGAGGACAACTACTCTAAGGTCAACTTGGCGGCAGCTTCCGATGACGATTTGTCCGATGAACCCCGATGCAGCACTTCCAAGGGCAAGAAGATTCTCCCATCGGATTCCGACGAGGCTTTCCAGAGCCCAAGTGCTGGACGCAAGGCCAAACCGATGGTCTATACCGATTCCGATTCATCGTACTAG
- the LOC108005021 gene encoding RNA polymerase-associated protein LEO1 isoform X2, protein MVDPSVHPQYRAAIVTDDKMSGTPGFNYSSTGRTNRFREELQEFSKEDQEVGSITSNVGTSKPRPYRPSINAKKYFAKRIKKSADVSNSSRIDGEELQEFSKEDQEVGSITSSFCTSKPRPYRPSINADKYFGKRIKKSSDDSNISCIDGFREKLQEFSKEDQEVGSITSNVCTNKLRAYRPSINADKYFAKRMKKSADDSNISCIDRFREELQEFNKEHQEVGSITSNVGTSKPRPYRPSINADKYFAKGIKKSADDSNKSSIDGNPELGKPTGSQLHKRRPTINIVQGNLPTTDRDVPINSSTSFNPIDESVFDDLQLPPVLSQSPEPRFSSQQSSSTAKDKPSPKAVRYSLSTSSDCDGKISPDLENSSTGGLNPNTNYFGDSPEDEEKDDGKQTGKSIWSEMEISDSSGEETAQIEGAQLSIEEQHRQMLGNKLTAKFSATLPAENSAHLDDQSQYLKMPHFIAVESKAYVAKDFKNAMTSEDLKDEQAREDFKNRLKTTVRWREDENKIKESNSRIVRWSDGSETFHVGGEVFDVMHHPVTNDQNHMYVRLESFYQPQVPIKDKMTLRPKLDSEFGQTHVQGMRNRAVNKPQTGVKVLMNTDVDPAQDHERRVKQELAQLRLEEREKRRETQMNRRKPPARPMRHCTADDTDPDSDMDINQNQSDVEGSNDEDNYSKVNLAAASDDDLSDEPRCSTSKGKKILPSDSDEAFQSPSAGRKAKPMVYTDSDSSY, encoded by the exons ATGGTCGACCCCAGTGTACATCCACAATATCGTGCCGCGATAG TCACCGACGACAAGATGAGCGGTACTCCGGGTTTTAATTATAGTTCTACTGGCCGTACAAATCG TTTCAGAGAGGAACTGCAAGAATTTAGCAAAGAAGACCAAGAAGTGGGTTCAATCACTAGCAACGTTGGCACAAGCAAACCACGTCCTTACCGACCATCCATAAATGCTAAGAAGTATTTTGCTAAAAGGATTAAGAAATCAGCAGACGTCTCCAATAGTAGCCGCATTGACGG AGAGGAACTGCAAGAATTTAGCAAAGAAGACCAAGAAGTGGGTTCAATCACTAGCAGCTTTTGCACAAGCAAACCACGTCCTTACCGACCGTCCATAAATGCTGATAAGTATTTTGGTAAAAGGATCAAGAAATCATCAGATGACTCGAATATAAGCTGCATTGACGG TTTCAGAGAGAAACTGCAAGAATTTAGCAAAGAGGACCAAGAAGTGGGTTCAATCACTAGCAACGTTTGCACAAACAAATTACGTGCATACCGACCATCCATAAATGCTGATAAGTATTTTGCTAAAAGGATGAAGAAATCAGCAGACGACTCGAATATAAGCTGCATTGACCG TTTCAGAGAGGAATTGCAAGAATTTAACAAAGAACACCAAGAAGTGGGTTCAATCACTAGCAACGTTGGCACAAGCAAACCACGTCCTTACCGACCATCCATAAATGCTGATAAGTATTTTGCTAAAGGGATCAAGAAATCAGCAGACGACTCGAATAAAAGCAGCATTGACGG AAACCCTGAACTAGGCAAACCAACCGGCAGTCAGCTGCACAAAAGACGACCAACGATAAATATCGTTCAGGGAAATTTACCGACCACCGATCGGGATGTACCCATTAATTCTTCCACGAGCTTTAACCCAATCGATGAAAGTGTATTTGATGATTTGCAATTACCTCCAGTCTTGAGCCAGAGCCCTGAACCTCGCTTTAGCTCTCAACAGAGTTCTTCGACAGCAAAGGACAAACCTTCTCCCAAAGCGGTCAGGTATAGCTTGAGTACAAGCTCAGATTGTGATGGTAAGATTTCGCCTGACCTTGAGAATAGCTCTACTGGCGGTCTGAACCCAAATACTAATTACTTCGGGGATTCTCCGGAGGATGAGGAGAAAGATGATGGAAAACAAACCGGGAAAAGTATATGGTCTGAGATGGAAATCTCCGACAGCAGTGGCGAAGAAACTGCCCAAATTGAGGGCGCTCAACTGTCCATTGAAGAGCAACATCGCCAAATGTTGGGAAACAAGCTGACGGCAAAGTTCAGTGCCACCCTACCGGCTGAAAACTCTGCCCATCTTGATGATCAATCGCAGTATCTAAAAATGCCCCATTTCATAGCCGTAGAATCCAAGGCCTACGTGGCTAAAGACTTTAAAAATGCCATGACTTCGGAGGATTTGAAAGACGAACAGGCTCGCGAGGACTTCAAAAATCGTCTAAAAACTACAGTAAGGTGGAGGGAGGATGAAAATAAGATCAAAGAGTCGAATTCTAGGATTGTTCGCTGGTCCGATGGCAGCGAGACTTTCCATGTGGGCGGCGAGGTCTTCGATGTGATGCATCACCCGGTGACAAATGACCAAAACCACATGTATGTTCGCCTGGAGAGCTTCTACCAACCTCAGGTACCGATCAAGGACAAGATGACACTGCGTCCCAAACTGGACTCCGAATTCGGACAGACTCATGTCCAGGGTATGCGTAATCGCGCCGTGAATAAACCGCAGACGGGCGTCAAGGTGCTGATGAACACGGATGTTGATCCTGCCCAGGATCATGAGCGTCGCGTCAAGCAGGAACTGGCCCAGTTGCGTCTCGAGGAGCGTGAGAAGCGTCGCGAGACTCAGATGAATCGACGCAAGCCGCCGGCTAGGCCCATGCGTCACTGCACCGCAGATGATACGGATCCGGATAGCGATATGGACATCAACCAAAATCAGTCAGATGTAGAAGGGTCAAACGATGAGGACAACTACTCTAAGGTCAACTTGGCGGCAGCTTCCGATGACGATTTGTCCGATGAACCCCGATGCAGCACTTCCAAGGGCAAGAAGATTCTCCCATCGGATTCCGACGAGGCTTTCCAGAGCCCAAGTGCTGGACGCAAGGCCAAACCGATGGTCTATACCGATTCCGATTCATCGTACTAG
- the LOC108005021 gene encoding RNA polymerase-associated protein LEO1 isoform X5, with protein MVDPSVHPQYRAALVTDDKTSGTPGYNHSSTGRKNREELQEFNKEHQEVGSITSNVGTSKPRPYRPSINADKYFAKGIKKSADDSNKSSIDGNPELGKPTGSQLHKRRPTINIVQGNLPTTDRDVPINSSTSFNPIDESVFDDLQLPPVLSQSPEPRFSSQQSSSTAKDKPSPKAVRYSLSTSSDCDGKISPDLENSSTGGLNPNTNYFGDSPEDEEKDDGKQTGKSIWSEMEISDSSGEETAQIEGAQLSIEEQHRQMLGNKLTAKFSATLPAENSAHLDDQSQYLKMPHFIAVESKAYVAKDFKNAMTSEDLKDEQAREDFKNRLKTTVRWREDENKIKESNSRIVRWSDGSETFHVGGEVFDVMHHPVTNDQNHMYVRLESFYQPQVPIKDKMTLRPKLDSEFGQTHVQGMRNRAVNKPQTGVKVLMNTDVDPAQDHERRVKQELAQLRLEEREKRRETQMNRRKPPARPMRHCTADDTDPDSDMDINQNQSDVEGSNDEDNYSKVNLAAASDDDLSDEPRCSTSKGKKILPSDSDEAFQSPSAGRKAKPMVYTDSDSSY; from the exons ATGGTCGACCCCAGTGTACATCCACAATATCGTGCCGCGTTAG TCACCGACGATAAGACGAGCGGTACTCCGGGTTATAATCATAGTTCCACTGGCCGTAAAAATCG AGAGGAATTGCAAGAATTTAACAAAGAACACCAAGAAGTGGGTTCAATCACTAGCAACGTTGGCACAAGCAAACCACGTCCTTACCGACCATCCATAAATGCTGATAAGTATTTTGCTAAAGGGATCAAGAAATCAGCAGACGACTCGAATAAAAGCAGCATTGACGG AAACCCTGAACTAGGCAAACCAACCGGCAGTCAGCTGCACAAAAGACGACCAACGATAAATATCGTTCAGGGAAATTTACCGACCACCGATCGGGATGTACCCATTAATTCTTCCACGAGCTTTAACCCAATCGATGAAAGTGTATTTGATGATTTGCAATTACCTCCAGTCTTGAGCCAGAGCCCTGAACCTCGCTTTAGCTCTCAACAGAGTTCTTCGACAGCAAAGGACAAACCTTCTCCCAAAGCGGTCAGGTATAGCTTGAGTACAAGCTCAGATTGTGATGGTAAGATTTCGCCTGACCTTGAGAATAGCTCTACTGGCGGTCTGAACCCAAATACTAATTACTTCGGGGATTCTCCGGAGGATGAGGAGAAAGATGATGGAAAACAAACCGGGAAAAGTATATGGTCTGAGATGGAAATCTCCGACAGCAGTGGCGAAGAAACTGCCCAAATTGAGGGCGCTCAACTGTCCATTGAAGAGCAACATCGCCAAATGTTGGGAAACAAGCTGACGGCAAAGTTCAGTGCCACCCTACCGGCTGAAAACTCTGCCCATCTTGATGATCAATCGCAGTATCTAAAAATGCCCCATTTCATAGCCGTAGAATCCAAGGCCTACGTGGCTAAAGACTTTAAAAATGCCATGACTTCGGAGGATTTGAAAGACGAACAGGCTCGCGAGGACTTCAAAAATCGTCTAAAAACTACAGTAAGGTGGAGGGAGGATGAAAATAAGATCAAAGAGTCGAATTCTAGGATTGTTCGCTGGTCCGATGGCAGCGAGACTTTCCATGTGGGCGGCGAGGTCTTCGATGTGATGCATCACCCGGTGACAAATGACCAAAACCACATGTATGTTCGCCTGGAGAGCTTCTACCAACCTCAGGTACCGATCAAGGACAAGATGACACTGCGTCCCAAACTGGACTCCGAATTCGGACAGACTCATGTCCAGGGTATGCGTAATCGCGCCGTGAATAAACCGCAGACGGGCGTCAAGGTGCTGATGAACACGGATGTTGATCCTGCCCAGGATCATGAGCGTCGCGTCAAGCAGGAACTGGCCCAGTTGCGTCTCGAGGAGCGTGAGAAGCGTCGCGAGACTCAGATGAATCGACGCAAGCCGCCGGCTAGGCCCATGCGTCACTGCACCGCAGATGATACGGATCCGGATAGCGATATGGACATCAACCAAAATCAGTCAGATGTAGAAGGGTCAAACGATGAGGACAACTACTCTAAGGTCAACTTGGCGGCAGCTTCCGATGACGATTTGTCCGATGAACCCCGATGCAGCACTTCCAAGGGCAAGAAGATTCTCCCATCGGATTCCGACGAGGCTTTCCAGAGCCCAAGTGCTGGACGCAAGGCCAAACCGATGGTCTATACCGATTCCGATTCATCGTACTAG
- the LOC108005021 gene encoding RNA polymerase-associated protein LEO1 isoform X4, protein MVDPSVHPQYRAALVTDDKTSGTPGYNHSSTGRKNRFREELQEFNKEHQEVGSITSNVGTSKPRPYRPSINADKYFAKGIKKSADDSNKSSIDGNPELGKPTGSQLHKRRPTINIVQGNLPTTDRDVPINSSTSFNPIDESVFDDLQLPPVLSQSPEPRFSSQQSSSTAKDKPSPKAVRYSLSTSSDCDGKISPDLENSSTGGLNPNTNYFGDSPEDEEKDDGKQTGKSIWSEMEISDSSGEETAQIEGAQLSIEEQHRQMLGNKLTAKFSATLPAENSAHLDDQSQYLKMPHFIAVESKAYVAKDFKNAMTSEDLKDEQAREDFKNRLKTTVRWREDENKIKESNSRIVRWSDGSETFHVGGEVFDVMHHPVTNDQNHMYVRLESFYQPQVPIKDKMTLRPKLDSEFGQTHVQGMRNRAVNKPQTGVKVLMNTDVDPAQDHERRVKQELAQLRLEEREKRRETQMNRRKPPARPMRHCTADDTDPDSDMDINQNQSDVEGSNDEDNYSKVNLAAASDDDLSDEPRCSTSKGKKILPSDSDEAFQSPSAGRKAKPMVYTDSDSSY, encoded by the exons ATGGTCGACCCCAGTGTACATCCACAATATCGTGCCGCGTTAG TCACCGACGATAAGACGAGCGGTACTCCGGGTTATAATCATAGTTCCACTGGCCGTAAAAATCG TTTCAGAGAGGAATTGCAAGAATTTAACAAAGAACACCAAGAAGTGGGTTCAATCACTAGCAACGTTGGCACAAGCAAACCACGTCCTTACCGACCATCCATAAATGCTGATAAGTATTTTGCTAAAGGGATCAAGAAATCAGCAGACGACTCGAATAAAAGCAGCATTGACGG AAACCCTGAACTAGGCAAACCAACCGGCAGTCAGCTGCACAAAAGACGACCAACGATAAATATCGTTCAGGGAAATTTACCGACCACCGATCGGGATGTACCCATTAATTCTTCCACGAGCTTTAACCCAATCGATGAAAGTGTATTTGATGATTTGCAATTACCTCCAGTCTTGAGCCAGAGCCCTGAACCTCGCTTTAGCTCTCAACAGAGTTCTTCGACAGCAAAGGACAAACCTTCTCCCAAAGCGGTCAGGTATAGCTTGAGTACAAGCTCAGATTGTGATGGTAAGATTTCGCCTGACCTTGAGAATAGCTCTACTGGCGGTCTGAACCCAAATACTAATTACTTCGGGGATTCTCCGGAGGATGAGGAGAAAGATGATGGAAAACAAACCGGGAAAAGTATATGGTCTGAGATGGAAATCTCCGACAGCAGTGGCGAAGAAACTGCCCAAATTGAGGGCGCTCAACTGTCCATTGAAGAGCAACATCGCCAAATGTTGGGAAACAAGCTGACGGCAAAGTTCAGTGCCACCCTACCGGCTGAAAACTCTGCCCATCTTGATGATCAATCGCAGTATCTAAAAATGCCCCATTTCATAGCCGTAGAATCCAAGGCCTACGTGGCTAAAGACTTTAAAAATGCCATGACTTCGGAGGATTTGAAAGACGAACAGGCTCGCGAGGACTTCAAAAATCGTCTAAAAACTACAGTAAGGTGGAGGGAGGATGAAAATAAGATCAAAGAGTCGAATTCTAGGATTGTTCGCTGGTCCGATGGCAGCGAGACTTTCCATGTGGGCGGCGAGGTCTTCGATGTGATGCATCACCCGGTGACAAATGACCAAAACCACATGTATGTTCGCCTGGAGAGCTTCTACCAACCTCAGGTACCGATCAAGGACAAGATGACACTGCGTCCCAAACTGGACTCCGAATTCGGACAGACTCATGTCCAGGGTATGCGTAATCGCGCCGTGAATAAACCGCAGACGGGCGTCAAGGTGCTGATGAACACGGATGTTGATCCTGCCCAGGATCATGAGCGTCGCGTCAAGCAGGAACTGGCCCAGTTGCGTCTCGAGGAGCGTGAGAAGCGTCGCGAGACTCAGATGAATCGACGCAAGCCGCCGGCTAGGCCCATGCGTCACTGCACCGCAGATGATACGGATCCGGATAGCGATATGGACATCAACCAAAATCAGTCAGATGTAGAAGGGTCAAACGATGAGGACAACTACTCTAAGGTCAACTTGGCGGCAGCTTCCGATGACGATTTGTCCGATGAACCCCGATGCAGCACTTCCAAGGGCAAGAAGATTCTCCCATCGGATTCCGACGAGGCTTTCCAGAGCCCAAGTGCTGGACGCAAGGCCAAACCGATGGTCTATACCGATTCCGATTCATCGTACTAG